A genome region from Bradyrhizobium sp. WSM1417 includes the following:
- a CDS encoding helix-turn-helix transcriptional regulator produces the protein MVDVPDVVLSAREKQCLLWVEEGKSSWEIGVILRVSENTVNFHLKNAMRKLEVTTRIQCAIKARRLKLI, from the coding sequence ATGGTCGACGTGCCAGACGTTGTGCTGTCCGCACGAGAAAAACAGTGCTTGCTGTGGGTAGAGGAGGGCAAATCATCCTGGGAAATCGGGGTGATATTGAGAGTCAGCGAGAACACCGTCAATTTTCATCTCAAGAACGCGATGCGAAAGCTAGAAGTGACCACCCGAATCCAGTGTGCTATCAAGGCGCGGCGCCTCAAGCTTATTTGA